One segment of Bacteroidales bacterium DNA contains the following:
- a CDS encoding co-chaperone GroES — protein MANIKGKVNAGKVLIKPFPAEEKTASGIIIPDSAKEKPQKGEVVKVGEPKKDEPVIVKTGDVVLYGKYSGTELTIEGNDYLLMNQSDILYVVE, from the coding sequence ATGGCAAATATTAAAGGAAAAGTTAATGCAGGCAAGGTTTTGATAAAACCTTTCCCGGCCGAAGAAAAAACAGCCAGTGGGATTATCATTCCTGATTCTGCAAAAGAAAAACCGCAGAAAGGTGAAGTTGTTAAGGTTGGTGAACCGAAGAAAGACGAGCCTGTAATTGTAAAAACAGGTGATGTGGTTCTTTACGGAAAATATTCCGGCACTGAACTTACAATCGAAGGAAATGACTATCTGCTCATGAATCAGTCGGATATACTTTATGTTGTTGAATAA
- the groL gene encoding chaperonin GroEL (60 kDa chaperone family; promotes refolding of misfolded polypeptides especially under stressful conditions; forms two stacked rings of heptamers to form a barrel-shaped 14mer; ends can be capped by GroES; misfolded proteins enter the barrel where they are refolded when GroES binds), with protein sequence MAAKEIKFNIEAREQLKKGVDQLANAVKVTLGPKGRNVILDKKFGAPLVTKDGVTVAKEIELEEAFENIGAQLVKEVASKTNDDAGDGTTTATVLAQSIVTVGLKNVTAGANPMDLKRGIDKAVLAVIEDLKKQSQAIGEDITKIEQVASISANNDHNIGKLIAEAMGKVKKEGVITVEEAKGTETHVDVVEGMQFDRGYISAYFITDSDKMEAVLENVLILITDKKISTMKDLLPVLEPIAQQGRQLLIIAEDIDGEALATLVVNKLRGSLKIAAVKAPGFGDRRKEMLEDIAILTGGVVISEEKGLTLDGAKLDMLGKAEKVVIDKENTTVVNGAGDKKNIEGRIKQIKSQMETTTSDYDREKLQERLAKLAGGVAVLYVGAASEVEMKEKKARVEDALSATRAAVEEGIIPGGGVAYIRSIKAIENLTGSNEDQNTGIAIIKRALEEPARQIVENAGLEGSVIVQKIKEGKNDFGYNAQDDKFEPLFAAGVIDPTKVARVALENAASIAGMFLSTECVVAEKPEKEAPAPMGGPGGMGGMM encoded by the coding sequence ATGGCAGCTAAAGAAATCAAATTTAATATTGAAGCTCGTGAACAACTGAAAAAAGGTGTTGACCAGCTCGCCAATGCAGTTAAGGTTACCCTTGGACCCAAGGGCCGCAATGTCATTCTTGACAAGAAGTTCGGCGCTCCCCTCGTTACCAAGGACGGAGTTACTGTAGCAAAAGAAATTGAACTTGAAGAAGCTTTTGAAAATATTGGCGCTCAGCTTGTGAAAGAAGTAGCTTCTAAAACCAATGATGATGCAGGTGATGGCACCACAACAGCGACTGTTCTTGCCCAGTCGATAGTAACTGTAGGTTTGAAAAACGTTACAGCCGGTGCAAACCCGATGGATCTGAAAAGAGGGATTGACAAAGCCGTTTTGGCAGTTATCGAGGACCTGAAGAAACAATCACAGGCCATTGGTGAAGATATCACCAAGATTGAGCAGGTTGCTTCTATTTCAGCAAATAATGACCACAATATCGGCAAACTTATCGCTGAAGCCATGGGCAAAGTGAAGAAAGAAGGCGTTATTACCGTTGAAGAAGCAAAAGGAACTGAAACCCATGTGGATGTTGTTGAAGGTATGCAGTTTGACCGCGGCTATATTTCAGCCTATTTTATCACCGATTCCGATAAGATGGAAGCTGTTCTTGAGAACGTACTCATCCTGATCACTGATAAGAAGATCTCCACAATGAAAGATCTGCTTCCGGTTCTTGAGCCTATTGCTCAGCAGGGCCGTCAGCTCCTTATCATTGCCGAGGATATCGATGGTGAAGCACTCGCCACCCTGGTTGTAAACAAACTGAGAGGTTCACTCAAGATTGCTGCTGTTAAAGCTCCGGGCTTTGGCGACAGGAGAAAAGAAATGCTTGAGGATATTGCTATCCTTACAGGCGGTGTTGTAATTTCTGAAGAAAAAGGTCTGACCCTCGACGGTGCTAAACTGGATATGCTCGGTAAAGCTGAAAAAGTGGTAATCGACAAGGAAAATACAACCGTTGTGAATGGTGCCGGCGACAAGAAGAACATTGAAGGCCGCATCAAACAGATTAAATCACAGATGGAAACTACCACATCAGATTATGACAGGGAAAAACTGCAGGAAAGGCTTGCGAAATTAGCCGGTGGTGTTGCTGTCCTTTACGTAGGTGCTGCTTCCGAAGTTGAAATGAAGGAAAAGAAAGCCCGCGTTGAAGACGCTTTGAGTGCAACCCGTGCAGCTGTTGAAGAAGGAATTATACCGGGTGGTGGTGTTGCCTATATCCGTTCAATCAAAGCAATTGAGAATCTGACCGGATCCAATGAAGACCAGAACACAGGTATTGCCATCATTAAGAGGGCACTCGAAGAACCCGCCAGGCAGATTGTTGAAAATGCAGGTCTCGAAGGTTCAGTAATTGTTCAGAAAATTAAAGAAGGCAAGAATGACTTTGGCTACAATGCCCAGGATGATAAGTTCGAGCCTTTATTTGCAGCAGGAGTTATCGATCCTACCAAGGTAGCCCGCGTAGCTCTTGAAAACGCTGCTTCCATCGCCGGAATGTTCCTCTCCACCGAATGTGTTGTGGCTGAGAAACCCGAAAAAGAAGCCCCTGCCCCTATGGGCGGTCCCGGCGGAATGGGTGGAATGATGTAA
- a CDS encoding response regulator transcription factor, whose amino-acid sequence MQKVKILLAEDDENLGMLLREYLIVKNYDADWFINGEKAYKSFVKTHYDLCVLDVMMPVKDGFTLAREIRMTNSDIPIIFLTAKSLKEDIIEGFKSGADDYISKPFSMEELLFRVEAVLRRTKKDLSGAAQTEYKIGDYMFYPNTQLLKHGNEEHKLTTKESDLLKLLCANKNTILDRNFALKTIWVDDNYFNARSMDVYIAKLRKFLKEDPKVQIINVHGKGFKLIES is encoded by the coding sequence ATGCAAAAGGTTAAAATTCTTCTTGCCGAGGACGATGAAAATCTGGGAATGCTTCTGCGCGAGTACCTCATCGTAAAGAACTATGATGCCGACTGGTTTATTAACGGGGAAAAGGCATATAAAAGCTTTGTAAAGACGCATTATGATTTGTGTGTCCTTGACGTTATGATGCCGGTTAAAGACGGTTTTACACTGGCCCGGGAGATCAGGATGACCAACTCGGATATTCCGATTATTTTTCTTACTGCGAAATCTCTTAAGGAAGATATCATTGAAGGATTCAAGTCGGGTGCTGATGATTATATCAGTAAACCTTTCAGCATGGAAGAATTGCTGTTCAGGGTTGAGGCCGTGCTTCGCCGCACCAAGAAAGACCTTTCAGGCGCAGCACAGACCGAATACAAGATCGGCGATTATATGTTCTATCCGAACACTCAGCTTCTGAAACACGGAAATGAAGAGCACAAGCTCACAACCAAGGAATCAGATCTTTTAAAACTCCTGTGTGCCAATAAGAATACAATACTCGACAGGAATTTTGCGCTGAAGACAATCTGGGTTGATGACAATTATTTCAACGCGCGCAGCATGGATGTGTACATTGCAAAACTCCGGAAATTCCTGAAGGAAGATCCAAAGGTTCAGATTATAAATGTGCACGGGAAAGGGTTTAAATTAATAGAAAGCTAA